A single window of Maylandia zebra isolate NMK-2024a linkage group LG2, Mzebra_GT3a, whole genome shotgun sequence DNA harbors:
- the LOC143421122 gene encoding uncharacterized protein LOC143421122, which produces MLARIPGVQPAAEAAGEDAETTVKSFIKTHLKLPEDTVKNIVFDRVHRLGPIRATAGRPRPIVAKFGHFKQKQHVKSRGRELKGTDFSVNDQFPKEILERRRVLFPIRRGFVQKGSRAVIAVDRLYVDGQLHHDPNITPWLY; this is translated from the exons atgcttgcgagaatccctggagtacagccagcagcag aagccgctggagaggacgcggagaccacggtaaaaagcttcatcaaaacccacctgaagctgccggaggacactgtGAAGAACATCGTCTTCGATCGGGTACATCGCCTCGGCCCCATTCGGGCTACGGccgggagaccacgtcctatcgtggccaaattcggccacttcaaacaaaagcaacatgtgaaaagccgcggcagggaattaaaaggaacggacttcagcgtgaacgaccagttccccaaagagatcttggaacgacgcagggtcctcttcccaatCCGACGCGGCTTCGTCCAGAAGGGTTCCcgcgctgtcatcgctgtggaccggctgtacgtggacggacagctccaccacgaccccaacatcactccgtggctgtattaa